One Cohnella candidum genomic region harbors:
- a CDS encoding HEAT repeat domain-containing protein, which translates to MEIVLRTLRRIGIKPEDRRKLWLMAPVFLVCGIAESLNYNGFMTLFNQRLGSVYLPYVYAAEAVILPLEAWGMSWLAGRLSKPALMRAMYAIMFGVTAANAAVLLGLRITGLDWRFYYPILFLSSNFVVRQQTILLWSLAVDLCPTQQAKRLMPIFVAAATLGGIAAGLLTQAVNPLFGPDAVYALGPIFLLAASFNYRKAIQRYLVPLTLKGVSDSEAGSGPAAASALSSSEYFRRTLRSPFLLGVLGLMTVMPALYFLMEFVFLNTAHSAYPGEADFGRMFGMVTTALFTLAFLLQAVSGRLMGWLGASGMLTAIAGVYVVSFACAFAFLDSSAALAVVSGGYMLTYLLIYYSAEPSYQLFYKTLPLQQRDGFRYVAQGLASFAGILLGAGMQALHTVFGWGFPLLAAIGTAGAGALFVLSWGVRRQYMKELVRSIQTFGLAERELAGSFQEFHRNAKTMGAVLGMLRGEEAEARLVALEIIGRTQDARYLPELLALLEDEDERIRAGSLKAMNLGSADLQAMIRVASLVEDPDSEVRVQAVRQLALMKHLQAQAFFFLRTKLLDPHPAVAAEAVKAMYALESAQSYEACFEVISQVLEAGGEPAVPICRAVGELRLVRFAEDVARMLDDPHPSVRVAATSCLGLLRHVPALPLLLGRLSAADLELRRATVQAAVDMGGAAVSPLKARLPEASPKEWEVSIRVLSQLLPDEEVKGWLAEQAALKLADNESRSPLPAAFRSVGREELATLADMRLQELREAVREGAWAVLQRLTDEQVTAAIRRTLADEDEEARSGGLEVLAEGVGERRLSQRLAAALQADGDEAVALAADAARRAFEEVAASSDDWWREMAEEWKRGEERNGMPEERGTLGRLNKVVFLKKVPFFADLSLEELGLIAGFAEERSYGDEEVLVRRGEKNSALFVIVEGNLELTSVSAAGWEGTLGVLGPGDVCGANSALDESPSAVTAQAFFGSVRVLSLEREDVTRLVRLYPEIGIGLLRASLARIRLLEEMMMRFDS; encoded by the coding sequence ATGGAAATCGTCCTTCGGACGCTGAGGCGAATCGGGATCAAGCCGGAGGACCGGCGCAAGCTGTGGCTGATGGCGCCGGTTTTTCTCGTTTGCGGGATCGCCGAGAGCTTAAACTATAACGGATTCATGACCTTGTTCAACCAGCGTTTGGGCAGCGTCTATCTGCCTTACGTGTATGCGGCGGAAGCCGTCATCCTTCCCTTGGAGGCGTGGGGGATGAGCTGGCTCGCCGGGAGGCTGTCCAAACCCGCTTTGATGCGGGCGATGTACGCCATCATGTTCGGCGTGACGGCCGCCAATGCCGCCGTTTTGCTGGGGCTGCGAATTACCGGTCTCGACTGGCGGTTTTATTATCCGATCCTCTTCTTGAGCTCCAATTTCGTCGTCCGGCAGCAGACGATCCTTCTGTGGAGTTTAGCTGTAGATCTGTGTCCCACGCAGCAGGCCAAACGGCTGATGCCGATCTTCGTGGCGGCGGCGACGCTCGGCGGCATCGCGGCGGGCTTGCTGACGCAGGCCGTCAATCCCTTGTTCGGTCCGGACGCAGTCTACGCGCTGGGGCCTATTTTCTTGCTGGCTGCCTCGTTTAACTACCGGAAGGCGATCCAACGCTACTTGGTCCCGTTAACGCTGAAAGGCGTCTCCGATTCCGAAGCCGGCTCGGGACCTGCGGCGGCATCCGCCTTGTCCTCTTCGGAATATTTTCGCCGGACGCTGCGGTCCCCGTTCTTGCTCGGCGTGCTCGGGCTGATGACGGTCATGCCGGCGCTTTACTTCTTAATGGAATTCGTATTCCTGAACACGGCCCATTCCGCCTATCCCGGCGAAGCGGATTTCGGCCGGATGTTCGGCATGGTGACGACGGCGTTGTTCACGCTGGCTTTCCTGCTGCAGGCCGTGTCCGGCCGCTTGATGGGCTGGCTCGGCGCGAGCGGCATGCTGACGGCGATTGCCGGCGTTTACGTCGTTTCCTTCGCCTGCGCGTTCGCTTTCCTGGATTCCTCTGCTGCTCTGGCCGTAGTATCCGGAGGCTATATGCTGACCTATCTGCTGATCTATTACTCTGCGGAGCCTTCGTATCAATTGTTTTACAAAACGCTTCCTTTGCAGCAGCGGGACGGCTTTCGCTACGTGGCCCAAGGCTTGGCTTCCTTCGCGGGCATTTTGCTCGGCGCGGGGATGCAGGCACTTCATACCGTTTTCGGTTGGGGCTTTCCGTTATTAGCGGCGATCGGAACGGCAGGTGCGGGCGCGCTGTTCGTTCTTTCCTGGGGCGTCCGGCGGCAATACATGAAAGAACTGGTCCGAAGCATCCAAACGTTCGGCTTGGCGGAACGGGAACTGGCCGGATCGTTCCAGGAGTTCCACCGCAACGCCAAGACGATGGGCGCCGTTCTCGGCATGCTGCGCGGAGAAGAAGCGGAAGCTCGGCTCGTGGCGCTGGAAATCATCGGCCGGACGCAGGACGCGCGGTATTTGCCGGAGCTGTTGGCGTTGTTGGAGGATGAGGACGAGCGCATCCGCGCAGGCTCGCTGAAAGCGATGAATTTGGGATCCGCGGATTTGCAGGCGATGATTCGCGTTGCTTCCCTGGTGGAGGATCCGGATTCGGAAGTGCGGGTCCAAGCGGTACGGCAGCTGGCCCTGATGAAGCATTTGCAGGCGCAGGCCTTTTTCTTCTTAAGGACGAAGCTGCTCGACCCGCATCCCGCCGTGGCGGCGGAAGCGGTAAAAGCGATGTACGCGCTCGAAAGCGCGCAAAGCTATGAAGCTTGTTTCGAGGTCATCTCGCAAGTGCTCGAAGCCGGAGGCGAACCGGCCGTCCCGATTTGCCGGGCGGTCGGCGAACTTCGCCTCGTTCGGTTCGCGGAGGACGTGGCCCGCATGCTGGACGATCCGCACCCTTCCGTCCGCGTCGCGGCGACGTCATGTTTAGGCTTGCTCAGACATGTGCCGGCGTTGCCCCTGCTCTTGGGCAGGCTGTCCGCGGCGGATCTGGAACTGCGGCGCGCGACGGTCCAGGCGGCCGTCGACATGGGGGGAGCAGCTGTCTCGCCGCTTAAGGCGAGGCTGCCTGAGGCGTCCCCGAAGGAATGGGAAGTCTCGATAAGGGTATTGTCGCAATTGCTGCCGGACGAGGAAGTGAAGGGTTGGCTTGCCGAGCAGGCCGCGCTGAAGCTGGCCGACAACGAAAGCCGCAGCCCATTGCCGGCCGCCTTCCGCTCCGTCGGAAGAGAAGAGTTGGCGACGCTCGCGGACATGCGCCTGCAGGAGCTGCGCGAAGCCGTTCGGGAAGGCGCATGGGCCGTGCTGCAACGGCTGACGGACGAGCAAGTGACGGCCGCCATTCGGCGCACGCTTGCGGACGAGGATGAAGAGGCGCGCAGCGGAGGTCTGGAAGTGCTCGCGGAAGGCGTCGGAGAGCGGCGACTATCTCAGCGATTGGCTGCCGCGCTGCAAGCGGACGGCGACGAAGCCGTCGCGCTGGCGGCCGACGCTGCCCGACGGGCTTTCGAGGAGGTGGCGGCGTCATCGGACGATTGGTGGCGGGAAATGGCGGAAGAGTGGAAGCGGGGAGAGGAGCGGAACGGGATGCCGGAAGAGCGGGGTACGCTTGGTCGGTTGAACAAGGTCGTGTTTCTGAAGAAGGTTCCGTTCTTCGCCGACTTGTCGCTGGAAGAGCTGGGGCTGATCGCGGGATTCGCGGAGGAGAGATCTTATGGGGACGAGGAAGTGCTCGTACGCAGAGGCGAGAAAAATTCGGCGCTCTTCGTCATCGTGGAGGGCAACCTCGAGCTGACGAGCGTGTCCGCGGCCGGTTGGGAAGGCACGCTTGGCGTGCTCGGCCCCGGGGACGTGTGCGGCGCCAATTCGGCGCTCGACGAATCGCCGTCCGCGGTGACCGCGCAGGCGTTCTTCGGTTCGGTGAGGGTTCTGTCGCTGGAAAGGGAGGACGTCACGAGGCTGGTCCGGTTGTACCCGGAGATCGGCATCGGGCTGCTTCGCGCTTCGCTCGCGCGGATCCGGCTTCTCGAAGAGATGATGATGCGTTTCGACTCCTGA
- a CDS encoding DUF1328 domain-containing protein codes for MLYWAMVFLVVAIVAAIFGFGGIVSAAAGIAKILFFIFLILFIVSLFTGRRSRNL; via the coding sequence ATGCTGTACTGGGCAATGGTATTTCTCGTCGTGGCCATCGTCGCCGCGATTTTCGGATTCGGCGGAATCGTCAGCGCCGCTGCCGGAATCGCCAAAATCCTGTTCTTCATTTTCTTGATCCTGTTCATCGTCTCGCTGTTCACCGGCCGCCGCAGCAGAAACCTATAA
- a CDS encoding DUF948 domain-containing protein produces MNTNAIIAWSVAVAAVAFAALCVYLVTVLKDVRRSLVSAKSTVDEVNQTIGSLQGEIQRLTHTVNGITSDVQGKLQATDPLFDAVRDVGVMLRDVTGTARETAHSFSRAMRRKASEIDSGAAKLSWLRYAALGMRVVSGLKNGWQQASRKPQTQGVDQADNGQVYMESDDSVQPLLNVRQQTDRESYDPMNL; encoded by the coding sequence TTGAACACCAACGCAATCATCGCATGGAGCGTAGCCGTCGCAGCCGTCGCATTTGCCGCCTTGTGCGTCTATCTGGTCACCGTTTTGAAGGATGTCCGGCGATCGCTCGTCTCCGCCAAATCGACGGTAGATGAAGTCAACCAAACGATCGGAAGCCTTCAAGGAGAAATCCAGCGCCTGACCCATACGGTCAATGGAATTACTTCGGACGTACAAGGAAAGCTGCAGGCGACGGATCCTCTGTTCGACGCCGTTCGCGACGTGGGCGTCATGCTCCGCGACGTGACGGGCACCGCCCGCGAGACCGCGCACAGTTTCTCGAGGGCCATGCGGCGCAAAGCTTCCGAAATCGATTCGGGAGCGGCCAAGCTGAGCTGGCTGCGGTACGCCGCGCTGGGAATGCGCGTCGTGTCCGGCTTGAAGAACGGCTGGCAGCAGGCGTCCCGCAAACCGCAAACGCAAGGCGTCGATCAAGCGGATAATGGCCAGGTTTATATGGAATCCGACGATTCCGTGCAACCGCTCCTGAACGTCCGTCAACAGACCGATCGGGAATCCTACGACCCTATGAACCTTTAA
- a CDS encoding general stress protein yields the protein MKAYAKLVNNGLEAVDVVKDLHRQGYSDKEIYVLAHSKDRTDRLADATNANTVGISEEGMFDAMANLFRDRGDELRHKIESMGFDSNEAGMYEAELDRGKVLVMARH from the coding sequence ATGAAAGCCTATGCGAAACTGGTGAACAATGGCCTGGAAGCCGTCGACGTCGTGAAAGATCTGCACCGGCAAGGGTACTCCGACAAGGAGATTTACGTGCTGGCGCACAGTAAAGATAGAACGGACAGGCTCGCGGACGCCACGAACGCGAACACCGTCGGCATATCCGAAGAAGGAATGTTCGATGCGATGGCGAACCTGTTCCGTGACCGCGGCGACGAACTTCGCCACAAGATCGAATCGATGGGGTTCGACTCGAACGAAGCGGGCATGTACGAAGCGGAGCTCGACCGGGGCAAAGTGCTTGTCATGGCCCGACACTGA
- a CDS encoding nucleotidyltransferase family protein: MKALFLAGGLGTRLRPLTENLPKPMALVGNRPWLEHLLLHYKEQGVSEFVIAVKYYREMIESHLGDGSKYGVRIDYAVEKELLGTAGAIKNAEPLLSDRFIVVNADIIHQVDLASALKFHENHGGAVTICLTEVEDPSHYGVVEQDGDGRIFRFVEKPKKEEAPSNRINAGIYIMERRALDHVPAGQPVSIEKETFPLLIENGSGVYGHPIGGYWMDMGTKARYRQLHWDLLDRRFPLPIDGQDGEEKGIWLGENVRVGQGVLFVPPVMIGNDVTIGDRSVIGPYSVIGNGSRIGSGVRMTQSILWDRCKIRSGAQLNECIFGSGMQVGPHILHEAVCNRILEVQRQ, from the coding sequence ATGAAAGCACTCTTCCTCGCCGGAGGACTGGGAACGAGACTGCGTCCGCTGACGGAGAATCTTCCGAAGCCGATGGCATTGGTAGGAAACAGACCTTGGCTGGAGCATTTGCTCCTGCATTATAAAGAGCAAGGCGTAAGCGAGTTCGTCATTGCCGTGAAGTATTACCGCGAAATGATCGAAAGCCATCTCGGCGACGGTTCCAAATACGGAGTCCGGATCGATTACGCGGTCGAGAAAGAGCTGCTCGGCACGGCAGGCGCGATCAAAAACGCCGAGCCGCTGCTCAGCGACAGGTTCATCGTGGTGAACGCGGACATCATCCACCAGGTGGACTTGGCGTCCGCGCTTAAATTTCATGAGAACCACGGCGGTGCCGTGACGATCTGCTTAACCGAAGTGGAAGACCCTTCCCATTACGGGGTCGTAGAGCAAGATGGAGACGGCCGGATCTTCCGCTTCGTCGAAAAACCGAAAAAAGAAGAGGCGCCGTCAAATCGGATCAACGCCGGCATATACATTATGGAACGCCGGGCGCTGGATCACGTACCGGCCGGGCAGCCCGTTTCCATCGAGAAGGAAACGTTCCCGCTTCTGATCGAGAACGGCAGCGGCGTATACGGCCATCCCATCGGAGGCTATTGGATGGATATGGGCACGAAAGCCCGGTACCGCCAGCTCCATTGGGACTTGCTCGACCGCAGGTTTCCGCTTCCGATCGACGGCCAGGACGGCGAAGAGAAAGGCATTTGGCTCGGCGAGAATGTCCGCGTCGGCCAAGGCGTCCTCTTCGTTCCCCCGGTCATGATCGGCAACGACGTGACGATCGGAGACCGGTCGGTCATCGGGCCGTACTCGGTGATCGGTAACGGAAGCCGCATCGGCAGCGGGGTCCGGATGACCCAGTCGATCCTGTGGGATCGTTGCAAAATCCGCAGCGGCGCCCAGCTGAACGAATGCATTTTCGGTTCGGGCATGCAGGTCGGACCCCACATTCTTCACGAAGCGGTATGCAATCGAATTCTGGAGGTGCAGCGCCAGTGA
- a CDS encoding RluA family pseudouridine synthase translates to MRGSGRNGPRGPERRESGGRGDRPNDRARGTERRERQERGGRDSRPGSRTERPGQGAFGARPDRRAGAAPGGRKERKAPGGSAPLKMGRIKGEWMEIRLPEGLAGAPMQAVVKHLPLPPKLLSKLMHGKGLLLQGPQLRLHLFPREKRDFPPDWMELNILYEDEFSLVVNKPAGIEVHPSEHGQRRTLAHGVSAYYEMSGQEVRIRHIHRIDKETTGPVLYAKNEFAHYQFDKAMREKQIERVYLALAEGVVKQDKGTINKPIGQDRHHSTRRRVSETGDAAVTHYEVVERFADHTLVRLRLETGRTHQIRVHMAAIGHPLAGDGMYGGTRKVMARQALHGERLIWQHPWTGEKQLVRAPLPDDFQRALEELRRERR, encoded by the coding sequence ATGAGAGGATCCGGACGGAACGGACCCCGCGGGCCGGAGCGGAGAGAAAGCGGCGGCCGGGGCGACCGGCCGAATGACCGTGCACGGGGAACCGAACGCAGGGAGCGCCAGGAGAGGGGCGGACGGGATTCGCGTCCCGGATCTCGGACGGAACGCCCTGGCCAAGGGGCGTTCGGCGCCCGTCCGGATCGCCGGGCAGGCGCCGCGCCGGGCGGCAGGAAGGAACGTAAGGCGCCCGGCGGGTCGGCCCCGCTCAAGATGGGCCGCATTAAAGGAGAATGGATGGAGATCCGCCTTCCGGAAGGGCTGGCGGGTGCTCCCATGCAGGCGGTCGTCAAGCATTTGCCGCTTCCGCCGAAGCTCCTCTCCAAGCTGATGCACGGCAAGGGCTTGTTACTGCAAGGACCCCAACTGCGTCTGCACCTGTTCCCGCGGGAGAAACGCGATTTTCCGCCGGACTGGATGGAACTGAACATCCTGTACGAAGACGAATTCTCGCTGGTGGTCAACAAGCCGGCCGGCATCGAAGTGCATCCGAGCGAGCACGGCCAGCGGCGGACGTTGGCCCACGGGGTTTCGGCGTACTACGAGATGAGCGGACAGGAGGTCCGGATCCGCCATATCCATCGGATCGACAAGGAGACGACCGGCCCGGTCCTATACGCCAAAAACGAGTTCGCCCACTACCAATTCGATAAAGCGATGCGGGAGAAGCAGATCGAACGCGTCTACCTGGCGCTCGCGGAAGGCGTCGTTAAACAAGATAAAGGAACGATCAACAAGCCGATCGGACAGGACCGCCATCACTCGACGCGCCGCCGCGTCAGCGAAACCGGGGATGCAGCCGTGACGCACTACGAGGTGGTCGAACGCTTCGCCGACCATACGCTCGTCCGGCTGCGGCTCGAGACCGGGCGCACGCACCAAATCCGCGTCCACATGGCGGCCATCGGCCATCCTTTGGCCGGGGACGGCATGTACGGCGGTACGCGGAAAGTCATGGCGCGCCAAGCGCTTCATGGGGAGAGGCTGATTTGGCAGCACCCTTGGACCGGCGAGAAGCAGCTAGTTCGCGCCCCGCTGCCCGACGACTTCCAACGCGCGCTTGAGGAGCTTCGCCGCGAGCGCCGCTAA
- a CDS encoding PP2C family protein-serine/threonine phosphatase, which produces MRVLIVDDNAMNVMVIQEMLKRAGYAQISAAYSAEEMFETLRASGGSDSLLGTKIDLILLDMMMPAMDGIEACRLLQADSRFRDIPVIMVTAIGDSRKLAEALDAGAIDFVTKPINKTELLARIRSALRLKSELDWHKERDRRLREELNLARQVQEAVLPVATSENGVRVQAYFRASEELAGDLYAWHRRGEHRWALAVIDAMGHGISSSLVSMFVASVLKEAMQSLWTPERVFREVNRRLMGLRPENELVQYYCTGIYVTLDLENGKLEYANAGHPPGFLYADGQSVPERLNSTSAPLGMFETLEVVSRSLTISPGDRLFLYTDGILGPFEGEGEDQLERFTGFLHEQGSDAAKLEAMIESTPLDGRSDDRCLVRVDIGTGEIGE; this is translated from the coding sequence ATGCGCGTTCTAATCGTGGATGACAATGCCATGAACGTCATGGTGATACAGGAAATGCTCAAACGGGCGGGGTACGCCCAAATCAGCGCCGCCTATTCGGCGGAGGAAATGTTCGAGACGCTTCGGGCGTCGGGCGGTTCGGATTCCTTGCTCGGCACGAAAATCGATTTGATCCTTCTGGACATGATGATGCCCGCGATGGATGGGATCGAAGCCTGCCGGCTGCTGCAGGCGGACAGCCGATTCCGCGACATTCCGGTCATCATGGTGACGGCCATCGGCGACTCCCGCAAGCTGGCAGAGGCGCTGGACGCCGGCGCCATCGATTTCGTGACGAAGCCGATCAACAAAACCGAGCTGCTCGCCCGCATCCGCTCCGCGCTTCGGCTCAAGAGCGAATTGGACTGGCACAAAGAGCGGGACCGCCGCCTGCGCGAGGAGCTCAATTTGGCCCGCCAGGTTCAGGAAGCCGTCTTGCCGGTGGCGACGTCGGAGAACGGCGTTCGCGTCCAAGCTTATTTCCGCGCGTCAGAAGAATTGGCGGGAGACTTGTATGCTTGGCATCGCAGAGGGGAACACCGCTGGGCGCTCGCGGTCATCGACGCGATGGGCCATGGCATCTCTTCTTCGCTGGTCAGCATGTTCGTGGCATCCGTCTTGAAGGAAGCCATGCAAAGCCTCTGGACTCCCGAACGGGTTTTCCGGGAGGTGAACCGCCGCCTGATGGGCCTTCGTCCCGAAAACGAGCTGGTCCAATATTATTGCACCGGCATTTACGTCACGTTGGATTTGGAGAACGGCAAACTCGAATACGCGAACGCGGGCCATCCTCCGGGTTTTCTCTACGCAGACGGCCAGTCCGTCCCGGAACGCTTGAATTCCACCTCCGCTCCTCTCGGGATGTTCGAAACGCTGGAAGTCGTTTCCCGGAGTTTGACGATATCGCCGGGAGATCGGCTTTTCCTGTATACCGACGGAATTTTAGGCCCTTTCGAAGGAGAAGGAGAGGACCAACTCGAGCGGTTTACGGGTTTCTTGCATGAGCAAGGGAGCGACGCGGCCAAGCTGGAGGCCATGATCGAGAGCACCCCGCTGGACGGACGGTCGGATGACCGCTGCCTGGTCAGGGTCGATATCGGAACGGGAGAGATCGGGGAATGA
- a CDS encoding glycosyltransferase family 4 protein, translating into MPQIAYVSTYVPKKCGLATYTHHLREAVNLAKGNRSQDPVIAICNDEERLDYREPWMWPLIKPDIEEYRRQAETVNQSSVDIVSLQHEFGIFGGDAGNYALEFLKRVNKPVVTTFHTVFEQPMEPYASVQKEIAEWSDHLLVMNRKAIGYLHESFGIPLEKISFIPHGTPLPSNGRQATRRAHGWENRKVLFTFGLLGRSKGIEFALRAMAGAVQAVPDLLYVIAGATHPEVRKNEGEAYRDELTALIEEIGLTHHVQMINRYIPEDELAALISAADLYITPYPGMQQITSGTLAYAAGLGRPILSTPYCYARDLVQGHEDMLLPYGDVEAWSAKIIELFSYPGMLGRWERIITDIGRSMHWPQVGAQHLRLFGQIVSDQRATIADVG; encoded by the coding sequence ATGCCACAAATCGCTTATGTCAGCACGTACGTACCCAAAAAATGCGGATTGGCCACTTATACCCACCACTTGCGGGAAGCGGTGAACCTGGCCAAAGGAAACCGTTCGCAGGATCCGGTCATCGCGATCTGCAACGACGAGGAACGTTTGGATTATCGCGAGCCATGGATGTGGCCGCTGATCAAACCCGATATCGAGGAATACCGCAGGCAGGCGGAAACGGTCAATCAAAGCTCGGTAGATATCGTTTCCCTGCAGCATGAGTTCGGCATTTTCGGCGGAGACGCGGGCAATTACGCCCTGGAATTCCTGAAAAGGGTAAACAAACCCGTCGTTACGACCTTCCATACCGTTTTCGAGCAGCCGATGGAGCCTTACGCTTCGGTACAAAAAGAAATCGCCGAGTGGAGCGACCACCTGCTCGTCATGAACCGCAAGGCCATCGGCTATTTGCACGAAAGCTTCGGGATCCCGCTGGAGAAAATCTCTTTCATCCCGCACGGGACGCCGCTCCCGAGCAACGGACGCCAAGCCACCCGGCGCGCGCACGGTTGGGAAAACCGTAAGGTCCTGTTCACGTTCGGCCTCCTCGGCCGCAGCAAAGGCATCGAGTTCGCGCTCCGCGCGATGGCCGGAGCCGTGCAAGCCGTACCGGATTTGCTGTACGTCATCGCCGGCGCTACGCATCCGGAGGTGCGCAAAAACGAAGGCGAAGCTTATCGGGATGAGCTGACGGCTTTGATCGAAGAGATCGGCTTGACGCATCACGTGCAGATGATCAACCGGTACATCCCCGAAGATGAACTGGCCGCCTTGATCTCCGCGGCGGACTTGTACATCACTCCTTATCCCGGCATGCAGCAAATTACGAGCGGCACCCTCGCGTATGCGGCGGGCTTGGGACGGCCGATCCTTTCAACTCCCTACTGCTACGCTAGAGATCTGGTTCAAGGGCATGAAGACATGCTGCTTCCTTACGGCGACGTGGAAGCTTGGAGCGCCAAAATCATCGAGCTGTTCTCCTATCCGGGGATGCTCGGCCGGTGGGAACGCATCATCACGGACATCGGCCGCTCGATGCATTGGCCGCAGGTGGGCGCGCAGCACCTGCGGTTGTTCGGCCAAATCGTATCCGACCAGAGGGCCACGATTGCCGATGTCGGCTGA